The following are from one region of the Nostoc cf. commune SO-36 genome:
- a CDS encoding glycosyltransferase family 4 protein gives MKILFLHPNFPSQFRNLAIVLGKDPNHQVVFGTNRREGEIPGVFKAIYTPSREAAPQTHHYVRNLENAVLTAQAVYRVSEKLKAEGFVPDIVYGHSGWGPTLFMKDIFPKAELLCYFEWFYHAYGSDADFDPSEPLNADDECRIRVKNAPILTDLYSCDRGLSPTNWQRQQFPKEYHSKLTVMHDGVDTQYFVPKPGAKLVLPRINLDLSHVEELVTYVGRGMEPYRGFPQFMETVALLQERRPNCHVVVVGEDRVAYGKNLPDGQTYKQLMLEKLSLDLSRLHFTDRLPYNEYLQVLQASSAHIYLTRPFVLSWSMLEVMSAGCLLVASNTSPVLEVIKDGVNGLLVDFFSPQNIADRVEEALNHPQEMQAIRANARETILKRYDLAKLLPQHLQWMFAGKISDSLKKRPNSKGFARS, from the coding sequence ATGAAAATTTTATTTTTACATCCCAATTTCCCCTCGCAATTTCGCAATTTAGCGATAGTTTTAGGTAAAGATCCTAATCACCAAGTCGTCTTTGGGACAAATCGTCGTGAAGGCGAAATACCTGGCGTTTTTAAAGCTATTTATACTCCTTCTCGTGAAGCTGCTCCCCAAACCCACCACTATGTTCGCAACCTGGAAAATGCTGTTCTTACTGCACAGGCTGTCTATCGCGTGTCAGAAAAATTAAAAGCTGAAGGTTTCGTTCCAGATATAGTTTATGGACATTCTGGTTGGGGGCCAACTTTATTTATGAAAGATATTTTCCCCAAAGCTGAATTATTGTGTTATTTCGAGTGGTTTTACCATGCTTACGGTTCGGATGCAGATTTTGATCCCAGTGAACCACTGAATGCTGATGATGAATGCCGCATACGTGTCAAAAATGCACCGATTTTGACTGATTTATATAGCTGCGATCGCGGTCTTTCTCCAACCAATTGGCAGCGTCAGCAATTTCCTAAAGAATATCATAGCAAACTCACTGTCATGCATGATGGTGTTGATACCCAATATTTTGTCCCTAAACCAGGCGCAAAGTTAGTTTTACCAAGAATAAATCTCGATCTTTCTCATGTGGAAGAGTTGGTAACTTATGTGGGGCGCGGGATGGAACCTTACAGAGGTTTTCCGCAGTTTATGGAAACAGTGGCGCTACTTCAGGAGCGACGACCTAACTGTCATGTGGTAGTTGTAGGAGAAGATCGGGTCGCTTATGGCAAGAATCTTCCTGATGGTCAGACTTATAAACAATTAATGTTGGAAAAATTATCTTTGGATTTATCAAGGCTGCATTTTACAGATAGGCTTCCTTACAATGAATATCTTCAAGTTTTGCAAGCTTCGTCTGCTCATATTTATTTAACTCGTCCTTTTGTTTTATCCTGGTCAATGTTAGAAGTAATGTCAGCAGGATGTTTGCTAGTAGCTTCTAACACTTCGCCAGTATTGGAGGTCATAAAGGATGGAGTAAATGGACTTTTGGTAGATTTCTTTTCTCCCCAGAATATTGCTGATAGGGTTGAAGAGGCGCTGAATCACCCTCAAGAGATGCAAGCAATTCGTGCGAATGCGCGAGAGACAATTTTAAAGCGTTATGATTTAGCGAAACTTTTACCACAGCATTTGCAATGGATGTTCGCTGGTAAAATTTCTGATAGTTTGAAAAAGCGCCCAAATTCTAAAGGATTTGCTAGAAGTTAG
- a CDS encoding calcium-binding protein produces the protein MRIIFTIAHFFKPTSEGRHASQRKDPQPRLQALIKSLTALHQLFGKSQTIINIAQRLAFPVNQSQCHEIDIVICTTQNNHLLNQLSLPSHLYKHHSTNVEPLLLGFECQAVLQSCLGHYDYYCFIEDDLIIHDPWFFIKLNWFTQQAGDLNLLQPNRYEVSPYGLVHKAYIDGDLALRVTAPFQNVQEQQELKGTILNAPITFRRALNPHAGCYFLNANQMAYWANQSYFLDRDISFVGPLESAATLGIMKTFRVYKTSPEQASFLEIQHSGTGFLGLIGGQVGLADK, from the coding sequence ATGCGAATTATTTTTACTATTGCCCATTTTTTCAAACCTACCAGTGAAGGTCGCCATGCTTCTCAGCGCAAAGACCCACAACCTCGGTTGCAAGCGCTAATTAAAAGCCTTACTGCCTTACACCAATTATTTGGTAAATCTCAAACTATCATTAACATTGCTCAACGACTAGCTTTCCCTGTTAATCAGTCGCAGTGTCACGAAATAGATATTGTTATTTGTACAACCCAAAACAATCATCTCCTAAATCAGCTTTCGTTACCATCTCATTTATACAAGCATCACTCTACTAATGTAGAACCTCTACTTTTAGGGTTTGAGTGTCAAGCTGTTTTACAAAGTTGTCTCGGTCATTATGATTACTACTGCTTTATTGAAGATGACCTAATTATCCATGACCCTTGGTTTTTTATAAAATTAAATTGGTTTACCCAACAAGCTGGTGATTTAAATTTGCTCCAGCCAAATCGTTATGAAGTTTCTCCTTACGGTTTAGTTCACAAAGCTTACATTGATGGGGATTTAGCTTTGCGAGTAACTGCTCCCTTTCAAAATGTGCAGGAGCAACAGGAACTCAAGGGTACAATTCTGAATGCACCAATTACCTTTCGTCGTGCCCTTAACCCTCACGCCGGCTGCTATTTTTTGAATGCAAATCAGATGGCTTATTGGGCTAATCAAAGTTATTTTCTTGACCGGGATATCAGCTTTGTTGGGCCTCTAGAAAGTGCTGCTACTTTAGGAATCATGAAAACATTCCGAGTTTACAAAACCTCACCGGAGCAAGCAAGTTTTTTGGAGATTCAGCATTCTGGAACAGGATTTCTGGGGCTAATTGGCGGACAAGTAGGTTTAGCAGATAAGTAA
- a CDS encoding MlaE family lipid ABC transporter permease subunit, with protein sequence MATKNKFDKSWIVRCFAAILLFGQVWLHFLQGKTYYRKILQHLVTSGPGSISPVLLVNGFAGMIFTIQTARELIRFGAENAVGGAFALAFCRELAPILTASIMAGQVGSAFAAEIGAMQVTEQIDALYMLKTDPIDYLVLPRVIACCLMVPLMTILALVTGIIGGVFAASKFYQILPETFLESVRNFLEPSDLFIILLKGFIFGVLVAIIGCSWGLTTKGGAKEVGESATKAVVISWVSIFIIDFFLSLLLLEQPTF encoded by the coding sequence ATTGCAACCAAAAATAAATTTGATAAATCTTGGATTGTACGCTGTTTTGCAGCAATATTACTCTTTGGTCAAGTGTGGCTACATTTCCTCCAAGGAAAAACTTACTATCGCAAGATCCTACAACATCTCGTTACCTCTGGGCCAGGTTCTATTTCTCCAGTTCTGCTTGTGAACGGTTTTGCAGGAATGATTTTTACCATTCAAACAGCGAGGGAATTAATACGATTCGGGGCTGAAAATGCTGTAGGAGGTGCTTTTGCCCTAGCTTTTTGTAGAGAATTGGCTCCAATTTTGACCGCTAGTATTATGGCAGGACAAGTTGGTTCCGCTTTTGCAGCAGAAATAGGTGCAATGCAAGTCACCGAGCAAATTGACGCACTTTATATGCTCAAAACTGATCCAATTGATTATCTAGTACTTCCTAGAGTAATTGCTTGTTGTTTGATGGTACCTTTGATGACGATTTTGGCTTTAGTTACAGGCATCATCGGTGGAGTCTTTGCAGCATCAAAATTTTACCAAATTCTTCCCGAAACATTTTTAGAATCAGTCAGAAATTTTTTAGAGCCATCAGATTTGTTTATTATTTTGTTAAAAGGGTTTATTTTTGGAGTACTGGTTGCTATCATTGGCTGTAGTTGGGGGTTAACTACAAAAGGCGGAGCAAAAGAAGTAGGAGAATCTGCAACAAAAGCAGTTGTTATTAGTTGGGTGTCAATTTTTATCATAGATTTTTTCCTCTCTCTACTGTTGCTTGAACAGCCTACATTTTGA
- the cruF gene encoding gamma-carotene 1'-hydroxylase CruF gives MRQLVIAERVCLIGHIVSKAFGLVGMLLVVPNSQIILNLSQVGETAIQLSMAGGGVVDIILGTVAVSIYAYRTLGLGTWLAFMLPAMFISLGSELLGTSTGFPFGDYSYLSGLGYKIAGLVPFTIPLSWFYVGLSSYLIARTGLKVAQKPSWGRHIAAIAIGALLFTCWDFALEPAMSQTSLPFWYWEQPGAFFGTPYQNYAGWFGTSALFMSVAGLLWRNTSIKLERSQLNLPLVVYLTNFAFAAGLSLAAGFSIPVLLGLSLGVTPAVVLWLRSSTTPSEVAVEPVSKEVSVAKVEVALK, from the coding sequence ATGAGACAACTTGTTATTGCTGAACGCGTATGCCTCATTGGTCATATCGTGTCAAAAGCTTTTGGACTAGTAGGGATGCTACTGGTCGTTCCTAATTCGCAAATAATTTTAAACTTATCGCAGGTTGGAGAAACTGCCATACAGTTGAGTATGGCTGGTGGCGGTGTAGTTGATATTATATTGGGGACAGTAGCTGTCTCTATTTATGCTTACCGGACGTTAGGATTAGGAACTTGGCTAGCATTTATGCTGCCAGCTATGTTTATCTCTTTGGGAAGTGAGCTACTAGGAACTAGTACAGGTTTTCCATTTGGTGATTATAGTTACTTGAGTGGCTTGGGCTATAAGATTGCAGGGCTAGTTCCTTTCACAATTCCTTTATCTTGGTTTTATGTTGGGCTGTCGTCTTACTTAATTGCAAGAACTGGTTTGAAAGTGGCTCAAAAACCCAGTTGGGGGCGCCATATTGCTGCTATAGCCATTGGTGCTTTACTCTTCACTTGCTGGGACTTTGCCCTTGAACCAGCTATGAGCCAAACTTCTCTGCCCTTTTGGTATTGGGAACAACCAGGAGCTTTCTTTGGAACACCTTACCAGAACTATGCAGGTTGGTTTGGTACTAGCGCACTGTTTATGAGTGTGGCAGGATTATTGTGGAGAAATACCTCAATTAAATTAGAGCGATCGCAACTCAATCTGCCTTTAGTAGTTTATTTAACTAACTTTGCCTTCGCCGCCGGACTCAGCTTGGCCGCTGGGTTTTCCATTCCTGTGTTACTCGGCTTATCGCTAGGTGTGACTCCTGCCGTGGTGTTGTGGTTAAGGAGTTCAACCACACCCTCTGAAGTTGCTGTTGAACCAGTAAGCAAAGAAGTGTCAGTAGCGAAGGTTGAAGTTGCCTTGAAATAA
- the cruG gene encoding 2'-O-glycosyltransferase CruG — protein MTNDNALIVESAISLLLLLIQVPATAILFSRLLKGPRRHPPIEPQQPTPELLGRVSVIVPTLNEALRISPLLAGLSQQSYEVREIMVVDSKSSDGTPDLVKASQQKDPRFRLMTDDPLPSGWVGRPWALHNGFLYSSEASQWFLGLDADIQPHPGLVAGLVKTAEAQGYDLVSLSPQFILKYPGECWLQPALLMTLLYRFDPAGINTEQPERVMANGQCFLCRRSVLAAVGGYSSAKSSFCDDVTLARNIAIQGYKVGFLDGAKVLKVRMYEGAMDTWKEWGRSLDLKDATSRSQLWGDLWLLTSVQGLPLLIVLTFLLISPPLSDSPTPSLLLLGLNLFLVVIRFAMLIAIAPSYDRTNAKGGWLFWLSPLADPLAVLRIFLSAFRTPREWRGRKYT, from the coding sequence ATGACTAATGACAACGCTTTGATAGTAGAAAGCGCTATCTCCCTTTTATTGCTACTTATACAAGTACCAGCAACGGCGATTCTGTTTTCGCGTTTGTTAAAGGGGCCAAGACGCCATCCTCCAATAGAACCCCAACAGCCTACACCTGAGCTTTTAGGTAGGGTTAGTGTCATAGTTCCCACATTAAACGAGGCGCTTCGCATTAGCCCTTTGTTGGCTGGTTTAAGTCAGCAAAGCTATGAAGTTCGGGAAATTATGGTCGTAGACAGTAAGTCTAGTGATGGTACGCCAGACTTGGTAAAAGCCTCACAACAGAAAGATCCGCGCTTTCGCTTGATGACAGATGATCCGTTGCCCTCTGGTTGGGTGGGTCGTCCTTGGGCGTTGCATAATGGTTTTCTATATAGCTCAGAGGCTAGTCAGTGGTTTCTGGGGCTGGATGCTGATATCCAACCACATCCTGGTTTAGTTGCTGGTTTGGTGAAGACGGCCGAAGCACAAGGCTATGACCTCGTTTCTCTTTCACCCCAGTTTATCCTTAAATATCCAGGAGAGTGCTGGCTACAACCTGCTTTGTTAATGACTCTGCTTTACCGATTTGACCCAGCGGGGATCAATACAGAGCAGCCAGAACGGGTGATGGCAAATGGGCAGTGTTTTTTGTGTCGTCGCTCTGTTTTAGCTGCTGTGGGTGGTTACAGCAGTGCGAAGAGTTCTTTTTGTGATGATGTCACTTTGGCACGGAATATTGCTATCCAAGGGTATAAGGTGGGCTTTTTAGACGGTGCAAAGGTGCTGAAGGTACGGATGTATGAAGGAGCGATGGATACGTGGAAGGAATGGGGGCGGAGTCTTGACTTGAAAGATGCAACTTCTCGTTCTCAGTTGTGGGGAGATTTATGGCTACTCACATCTGTTCAAGGTTTACCCCTTTTAATAGTCCTCACTTTTTTGTTGATTTCTCCTCCACTTTCAGATTCGCCCACTCCCTCACTCCTGCTGCTGGGACTAAATTTATTCCTGGTGGTGATTCGCTTTGCTATGCTGATAGCGATCGCACCCTCTTATGATCGCACAAACGCTAAAGGCGGCTGGTTGTTCTGGCTTTCCCCTTTGGCTGATCCCTTAGCTGTGCTGCGAATCTTCTTATCTGCGTTCCGCACCCCACGCGAGTGGCGAGGACGCAAGTATACATAG
- the rnhA gene encoding ribonuclease HI has product MSTQPTIQSIYTDGACTGNPGPGGWGVVVYFSDGSIHEMGDASPHTTNNKMEMQAAIAALKFLETSQQAQPITLHTDSEYLINCVTKWVKGWKKKGWKKSDGKPVQNQDLLEILDELNTQQVKWQHVRGHSGNIGNERCDVIARTYASGKTPSLQQLSSTNFYKSLPTTNELNVAKVADYEKNSRITNQSPQEISTSAPEITVMEPSTGPTAAVTDEKPPEMRVSQLRSLVETLRIADEISEKGYLITSSELADLMDVHASAVTSRGDQWRWRNWIVSRVRREGNQILWELERGDQVGGEEE; this is encoded by the coding sequence ATGTCCACCCAACCCACAATTCAAAGCATATACACCGATGGTGCTTGCACTGGTAATCCTGGCCCTGGCGGTTGGGGTGTAGTCGTCTACTTCAGCGATGGCTCAATCCACGAAATGGGCGATGCATCCCCTCATACCACCAATAATAAAATGGAGATGCAAGCTGCGATCGCCGCCCTAAAATTTTTGGAAACATCTCAACAAGCCCAACCCATAACCCTTCATACCGATAGCGAATACCTGATTAACTGCGTTACTAAATGGGTGAAAGGCTGGAAAAAGAAAGGCTGGAAAAAGTCAGATGGTAAACCCGTTCAAAACCAAGACCTTTTAGAAATTTTAGATGAACTCAATACTCAACAAGTAAAATGGCAACATGTCCGGGGACATTCTGGTAACATAGGTAACGAACGTTGTGATGTGATCGCTCGCACTTATGCCAGTGGCAAAACCCCTTCCTTACAACAATTATCTTCCACAAATTTTTACAAATCTTTACCTACTACAAATGAACTAAATGTAGCAAAAGTAGCTGATTATGAGAAAAACTCTAGAATAACTAACCAAAGTCCGCAAGAAATCAGTACTTCTGCACCAGAAATAACCGTTATGGAACCATCAACTGGGCCAACTGCGGCCGTAACCGATGAAAAACCGCCAGAAATGAGGGTTTCGCAACTCCGCAGCTTGGTCGAAACTCTGCGTATAGCTGACGAAATTTCTGAAAAAGGCTACTTAATCACTAGTTCTGAGTTAGCAGACTTGATGGATGTCCACGCCAGCGCTGTCACCAGTCGTGGAGATCAATGGCGCTGGCGAAACTGGATAGTGTCACGGGTACGCCGTGAAGGAAATCAAATTCTTTGGGAATTGGAACGCGGGGATCAAGTAGGGGGGGAAGAGGAGTAG
- a CDS encoding M50 family metallopeptidase, which translates to MREPSRNFEPLLTKEAPPVVERMGLTWLVAAAIATALLWQVPGGDYILYPFTILATWFHEMGHGLMALLLGGQFQKLQIFSNGSGVATYGIRSSVGPIGLGIIAAAGPMGPPLAGAALILASRSFTAATLCLKILGSFLLFSTLIWVRSSFGLVAIPLLGLMILGIALKAPRWAQGFVIQFLGVQACVSTYHQLDYLFSQSAGLLGISDTAQMQRYLLLPYWFWGGLMAIASLVILIQSLRVAYRSE; encoded by the coding sequence ATGAGGGAACCAAGCAGAAATTTTGAACCCTTGCTTACCAAAGAAGCCCCGCCAGTTGTTGAACGCATGGGGTTAACCTGGCTAGTTGCAGCAGCGATCGCAACTGCTTTACTGTGGCAAGTACCAGGAGGGGATTATATCTTATACCCATTTACAATCCTGGCAACTTGGTTTCATGAAATGGGTCACGGCTTAATGGCGCTCCTATTAGGGGGACAGTTTCAGAAATTGCAGATTTTTAGCAATGGTTCCGGTGTTGCAACCTATGGCATCCGGTCGTCAGTGGGGCCAATTGGGCTGGGAATAATCGCCGCAGCAGGGCCAATGGGGCCGCCTCTTGCGGGCGCAGCTTTAATTCTGGCTTCCCGCAGTTTTACAGCAGCAACCCTCTGTTTAAAAATATTAGGGAGTTTTTTGCTATTTTCCACATTAATTTGGGTACGCTCCTCGTTTGGATTGGTGGCAATTCCCTTACTGGGTTTAATGATCTTAGGTATTGCCCTGAAAGCCCCTCGTTGGGCACAAGGGTTTGTCATTCAATTTCTAGGCGTACAAGCTTGTGTAAGTACGTACCATCAACTTGATTATCTATTTAGTCAGTCTGCTGGCCTCCTTGGAATCTCTGATACAGCGCAAATGCAGCGATATTTGCTTTTACCTTACTGGTTTTGGGGTGGGTTAATGGCGATCGCATCTCTGGTGATTTTAATCCAAAGTCTTCGCGTTGCCTATCGTTCGGAGTAA